A single genomic interval of Microbacterium galbinum harbors:
- a CDS encoding DUF6421 family protein, translating into MSIISANSSAVQAIVGEPEVVEDASTAESSAAWAQLKDAAIAIREMQIKDGSIPDAAHHATARELVAAITAGIRALAPAFPHDAAYLAASVVDFDRWAAEDFGVPDFLDSLVAFQPQEHRVDGIRHLVVFPMYTQNGSSDRLVEALIVETIWPEFIGALEAGDYGNKLFVSLRLVDFTPGYDTNSAVLFPETVAMREIPSFTWGAIFQDREAARYRRVTRAASEITKLDLPERAAEMLDDQALTERVFVMWDIIHDRTHMRGDLPFDPFMIKQRMPFFLYSLEEMRCDLTAFRESVKIERTLTARSEAGEDLTDSEREMLEHAPLVQYAVIFDRIFRFAITGSRVRNYDGLGGQLLFAWLHQRGVLHWTDTALAFDWEGVPDAVVALGDAIDDLYWHSIDRPKTAHWLAAYDLVRSVLTPHPASAWARGLSDEILAGAPKGYTDAVLDDEFPLSMFFEALDKKMKTVIESTVGIRGTDD; encoded by the coding sequence ATGTCCATCATTTCCGCCAACAGTTCCGCTGTTCAGGCCATCGTCGGCGAACCCGAGGTCGTCGAGGATGCATCGACCGCCGAGTCCTCCGCCGCCTGGGCACAGCTCAAGGACGCCGCGATCGCGATCCGCGAGATGCAGATCAAGGACGGATCGATCCCCGACGCCGCGCACCACGCGACGGCCCGCGAGCTCGTCGCCGCGATCACCGCCGGCATTCGCGCCCTCGCGCCCGCCTTCCCCCATGACGCCGCCTACCTCGCGGCCTCCGTGGTCGACTTCGACCGCTGGGCCGCGGAGGACTTCGGCGTTCCGGACTTCCTCGACTCGCTCGTGGCGTTCCAGCCGCAGGAGCACCGCGTCGACGGCATCCGCCACCTGGTCGTCTTCCCGATGTACACGCAGAACGGTTCGAGCGACCGCCTCGTCGAGGCCCTGATCGTCGAGACGATCTGGCCGGAGTTCATCGGCGCCCTCGAGGCCGGCGACTACGGCAACAAGCTGTTCGTCTCGCTGCGTCTGGTCGACTTCACGCCCGGGTACGACACGAACTCGGCCGTACTGTTCCCCGAGACCGTCGCGATGCGCGAGATCCCCTCGTTCACGTGGGGCGCGATCTTCCAGGACCGCGAGGCCGCCCGCTACCGCCGCGTCACGCGCGCGGCATCCGAGATCACCAAGCTCGATCTGCCCGAACGCGCCGCCGAGATGCTCGACGACCAGGCGCTCACCGAGCGGGTGTTCGTGATGTGGGACATCATCCACGACCGCACCCACATGCGCGGCGACCTGCCGTTCGATCCGTTCATGATCAAGCAGCGGATGCCGTTCTTCCTCTACTCGCTCGAAGAGATGCGCTGCGACCTGACCGCGTTCCGCGAGTCGGTCAAGATCGAGCGCACGCTCACCGCGCGCAGCGAGGCCGGCGAGGATCTCACCGACTCCGAGCGCGAGATGCTCGAGCATGCACCTCTGGTGCAGTACGCGGTGATCTTCGACCGCATCTTCCGCTTCGCGATCACGGGTTCGCGCGTGCGCAACTACGACGGCCTCGGCGGACAGCTGCTGTTCGCGTGGCTGCACCAGCGCGGAGTGCTGCACTGGACCGACACGGCGCTCGCGTTCGACTGGGAGGGCGTGCCCGACGCGGTCGTCGCGCTCGGCGACGCGATCGACGACCTGTACTGGCATTCGATCGACCGTCCGAAGACGGCGCACTGGCTGGCCGCCTACGACCTCGTCCGCTCGGTGCTGACCCCGCATCCGGCGTCCGCCTGGGCGCGCGGACTGTCGGACGAGATCCTCGCGGGGGCCCCCAAGGGCTACACCGACGCGGTGCTCGACGACGAGTTCCCGCTGTCGATGTTCTTCGAGGCGCTCGACAAGAAGATGAAGACCGTGATCGAGTCGACCGTGGGAATCCGCGGCACCGACGACTGA
- a CDS encoding SDR family oxidoreductase: MKTIVLAGATSTSGLAVTRALITAGMRVVATGRSADRLQPLADAGARTDVADATSLDDMIALAERLASDGLAVDAVVPLVGGWRGGGGLAGQSDEDFTALLPSLDAVRATSRAFDGALRASDAGRFAIVSSTAVARPLAGGANYAAVKAASEAWTRAVAQGFAKTARDAGEPLRAASVVFRAKALDPESLAPRIVGFWDADAAELNDRVIDLE; the protein is encoded by the coding sequence ATGAAGACCATCGTTCTCGCGGGGGCCACGAGCACCTCCGGCCTCGCCGTGACCCGCGCGCTGATCACGGCGGGCATGCGCGTCGTCGCGACCGGACGCTCCGCCGACCGTCTGCAGCCGCTGGCGGATGCCGGAGCACGGACCGACGTCGCCGATGCGACCTCGCTCGATGACATGATCGCGCTGGCGGAGCGACTCGCGTCCGACGGCCTCGCGGTCGACGCCGTCGTGCCCCTCGTGGGCGGGTGGCGTGGGGGCGGCGGCCTCGCCGGTCAGAGCGACGAGGACTTCACGGCGCTGCTGCCCTCACTCGACGCCGTGCGTGCGACGAGCCGCGCGTTCGACGGGGCGCTGCGGGCATCGGATGCCGGACGCTTCGCGATCGTGTCGTCGACGGCCGTCGCGCGACCGCTCGCCGGCGGGGCGAACTACGCCGCGGTCAAGGCCGCGAGCGAGGCGTGGACGCGCGCCGTCGCACAGGGGTTCGCCAAGACGGCTCGGGATGCGGGAGAGCCGCTGCGCGCGGCATCCGTCGTGTTCCGCGCGAAGGCGCTCGACCCCGAGTCGCTGGCACCGCGCATCGTCGGTTTCTGGGATGCGGATGCCGCCGAGCTGAACGACCGGGTCATCGACCTGGAGTGA